In Candidatus Defluviibacterium haderslevense, the following are encoded in one genomic region:
- a CDS encoding M28 family peptidase produces MKQYIFTLLLLVNFHGFLLSQTNFSLSNPICLDLMKGNFNSDSFSKRIVPPDAQLGNYLVQQINADSLHQYLKGLISFRNRNTISDDPSKPNEGIRGARAWIKSHLDRWAQQANSVLIPCELNFDYLMCTKVRHTELFTLIPGTGSLKNELVIVEAHLDSRCEDVCDSLCLAEGADDNGSGSALLMEMARVLSKVQLNRTLAIIWITGEEQGLGGSRSFAAFCKTNNLVIKAVFNNDIVGGIECGVTSSPPSCPGPHQFDSLRLRIFSSGTTNSMSKNLARMTRILVEQNLSKVMVNAPQIDVMYGEDRTGRGSDHIPFREQGYTAIRFTSSYEHGDGNPSQAGYVDRQHSSRDILGKDIDGDGILDSLYVNFNYLKNNAIVNALSIANASSTTLLPFIIQVTPKTNSLDIKIDNPQNATKYIYGIRKINNTYFDTIIITDQTQILVEGLSPTLYYVTACGVNQEQWISMFGLEYSARVLNSIKQVEPTKPIELLQNRPNPFDELTLIPIIVNDLSFIKEASMIVTSEDGRIIKQIKLDLTEGVNELFYNYSWNQFECGTYFYSLIINGTKIDTKKMEMVSY; encoded by the coding sequence ATGAAACAATACATATTCACTCTTCTCCTATTGGTAAACTTCCATGGTTTTCTGTTAAGTCAAACCAATTTTAGTTTATCCAATCCTATTTGTCTTGACCTGATGAAAGGCAATTTCAATTCGGATTCATTTTCGAAAAGGATAGTACCTCCGGATGCTCAACTTGGGAACTATTTAGTACAACAAATCAATGCCGATTCTTTGCATCAATATCTCAAAGGTTTAATTTCTTTTAGAAATAGAAATACCATAAGTGACGATCCTTCTAAACCCAATGAGGGTATCAGAGGAGCCAGAGCCTGGATTAAATCTCACCTAGATCGATGGGCTCAACAAGCTAATTCTGTGTTGATACCCTGTGAATTAAATTTTGATTATCTCATGTGTACCAAAGTTCGACACACCGAATTATTCACTTTAATTCCTGGTACCGGCTCTTTAAAAAATGAACTCGTCATCGTAGAAGCACACCTGGATAGTCGATGCGAAGATGTTTGTGATAGTCTTTGTCTTGCTGAAGGAGCTGATGATAATGGAAGTGGTTCAGCGCTGTTGATGGAAATGGCGAGAGTGTTGAGTAAGGTTCAACTCAATAGAACATTAGCTATTATTTGGATAACTGGTGAAGAACAAGGCCTTGGAGGATCCCGTTCATTTGCCGCATTTTGTAAAACCAATAATTTAGTCATAAAAGCAGTATTCAATAATGATATTGTTGGAGGTATCGAATGTGGAGTTACATCATCCCCTCCTAGTTGTCCCGGGCCTCATCAATTCGACAGTTTGAGACTCCGAATTTTTTCTTCAGGAACTACGAATAGTATGTCTAAAAATTTGGCGCGCATGACAAGAATTTTAGTGGAACAAAATCTAAGTAAAGTGATGGTTAATGCACCCCAAATTGATGTAATGTATGGTGAAGATCGAACAGGGCGTGGCAGTGATCACATTCCCTTTAGAGAACAAGGTTACACTGCTATTCGCTTCACTTCTTCTTACGAACACGGTGATGGAAATCCAAGCCAGGCTGGATATGTAGATCGGCAACACAGCAGTCGCGATATCCTCGGTAAGGATATTGATGGAGATGGCATATTAGATAGTTTGTATGTCAATTTTAATTATCTAAAAAACAATGCCATCGTTAATGCTTTATCCATAGCTAATGCTAGTTCTACCACCCTGCTTCCATTTATAATTCAAGTCACACCTAAAACTAATAGTTTAGATATTAAAATAGATAATCCGCAAAATGCCACAAAATATATTTATGGTATTCGAAAAATAAATAACACATATTTTGATACAATTATAATAACTGATCAAACTCAAATACTCGTAGAAGGACTTTCGCCTACCCTATATTATGTTACTGCTTGTGGCGTAAATCAAGAACAATGGATCAGTATGTTTGGATTAGAATATAGTGCAAGAGTCCTCAATAGCATTAAACAAGTAGAACCAACTAAACCTATTGAACTGCTTCAGAATAGACCGAATCCATTTGACGAACTCACACTCATTCCCATTATCGTAAATGATCTTTCGTTTATTAAAGAAGCAAGTATGATCGTAACTTCTGAAGATGGAAGAATTATAAAACAGATCAAACTTGATTTAACAGAAGGTGTTAATGAATTATTCTACAATTATTCCTGGAACCAATTTGAATGCGGAACTTATTTTTATTCGCTAATAATCAATGGGACTAAAATAGACACCAAGAAAATGGAAATGGTTAGCTATTAA